The genome window TTGATGGGAAAAAAAGCTGCCAGTTTAAACTTCCTCTCAGAGCATTTTGAAGGCagccagaaaaataaacttgcctcAGACTTGCAGTGCTTTTTCTTTGTCATCACGTCTACCTCTTCATCCGGGTCTGGCAAAAACTACAAATCCAAGACAAAAAGAATCTATGAACAGAATTCGACCGATGCTCAGATTACACAGCAAATACAGACAACTGTACAAACACTCATGAGAATCAATGACCAATTAGGAGTGGCTTAATCATTTATTTCAACTACAACTTTCAACAACTTTCCAGGGAGAAATAATTATATCTCTGTCTTTAATTTCTTAAACCAAGTTAGGTGGATCACCTCACATAAGCTTTTCTCTGATCCCTACAAGGTGAGAACTGCATATCCCACCACAAATATAGACATATAAACCAAGGAAGACTTGGTTAAATGTCTCTTAGCATACTGGAAATCACATGGTTCTTTTCAGTCATCAAGAAGCTTCTTGCTGAATTCTGAAAATATGTGAGCACTCCTGTCTTAAAGCTCCCTGCTTGCCTAGAACAGATCCAAAGTTCATAAACAGGGTTAAGGTCCGGGccaataaagaaatgtaatgttGCCCTACTTTATCCATTACCAACCCATCAAAAACCAGTTCTGAGATCTGTTTGAAATCATTGATCTGGTAAGGCATTTAAATGTGTCCCAGTTTGCAGCAACACTagcagggaaaacaaaaaagtcacacATCATGATTCTTCTACCACCATGACTGTTCCAGTGCTGTTACGCCTCAATTTAACTCCTTCAAATATCAGTTTTCCCTCCAGGAAGTTGAGGTGTGATCACAGTTATTAATGCAAATTCCCTCATTCGCAAATTTTCACCAGTCATCTGAACTTTTTCACTAATCTGACCGATCACCTACATGTTTTCTGCATTTCCTTTTCAGACTAATCACTGCAACACAGCTACATTTCTGCAAATCTCCTGAACCTCctaatttaacttcctgtttcacaatGTCACTGAAAGCCGAACCACCAAGATGGAGGCATGTGTGAtgctaaaccttttttttatttttgcaaaaaccaTCTTGAAACTTTTTGTAGGATTTGCTTATGCTGTGTAAACCATTTATGTCAACTTGACTCACCAATACGGAtttcttcttttgcactttgacaTCTCAGGacatgatttgatttgaattaaGTGGAAATCAATACCTTCCACTTAGTGAAAGTACCTTCTTGAATGTCTTCAAGAAGGTacttcaaaacattattttcacttGAATAATTGTTCAAATCCTGTCTTTCTTGTAAAGGTTGTGTGCAgcgatttaaattttttcataaaaccatgctatggcaaaaataaagcttACACAAAACTTGctactttttgaaaatggtgCTGCGACATCAGTAATGTTAGGCAGCGAcaatcacaacaaaaaaaaattaacagctacatcctggagggactgatacATATTTGTCATTGCGGTCAATAGCTCTATATTCATTTTCTCCTGAAGTCATTTGATTTATCCTTGTGGTAAGTTGCACATTTCAGCTGAGCATGAAGGTAtcaatttcacataaaaaatattttcctgccACTCTCTCAgttcatgttgatgttaaactGGTCTTACTGTAGAGTTCATGGCAGGTTTGAGCTTTTGTAATTTTCATAAATTTCCTGGCCATCCCTGATCTGAAATGGGAACACATCCATCCTCGTAGAGTTGTACCAGTCTACAGTTGATCCTGGAATGGCACCCTAAGACTTGCTGAGTCTTCTAAATTTAAATTTCCTCCCTCTTACATCTTGATAGAACTCCCACAGACTCGTTGTTTTTCCATCCAGCTAGTGGCAGCAAACAGAATCCATCACCCAAGAGGAGAGCTGAAGTTAATTGATCAATTATAATAACTTAAACCAAAATTCAAAAGACATTCTTCTAGAATCAGCAACTTAGCATTTCATGTTAACcaatacattttaatctgtaTATATGGTCTTTGTATTGATTAGGAAtaatccaaaatgttttcaaatgtgtgaatccatttctttaaaaaattaaatattttttatgttggatCAATATACACAAATCTCCCAGTTAATGAGGTTCATATGCATGGTGTTGAAGAAAACTTCTGAATGAACTGTAGATCTTAAGAATAAACTGAATAGTGATCAAGAACAAGCAGtatcaaaagcaataaaacagagTAACATCTATTGCTAACTGCCTAAAGGAAGCAGAACCAATGGACATTTGTGAGAtcagtgtgaaaacaaaacttcattaaaataaagagtTGGAACTAAAGGTAGACTCCGCATTAAAGACAGACAGGCTCTGAATGCTCCTTACAATAGCAACATCTGCCTTCCTCTTTCTCGTTCGTACTGTATTCTCTTTGGGAGCTTCGACTGCGGCAGACTTCGGTTCCTTCTCTTCcctgtaaaataaacacacaaagaaacgGGACCTTAACTCTCGTGTGTCAACGTAACATCGTGGAGCAAGCCTGCATTAACAGGCTGTTGTGGTCCAAATAAAGTCCTGTGACAACAGGCCACAGATTAGCCGGGTGGCTAAGGCTCTGCAACTTTCTGTCGTCACACTCTGACACACGTTCCGAACTCATTCATAAACTCAATGTCAGACTTACTGTTGTCCCCGCATTATCCTTTAAAAGGCCGCTCAAACGTTCAGAGCAAACCTAAGGCAGAAAACAAGTCAGGTtaggagattttttaaaaagaaaactacacaTTCATAAATCCCCAACCCCCACGCTGAGCTCCCTCCTTCCGACAAAGCCAAACCGAGCCAGGCGCGGGTAAACTGGTACAGTACGCAGAGCTAAGGCTCTGCTAAAACAGGCCCAACAAGCAGATCTGAGCATGGAGTCATTTTGTGACAAACTCCAGATGATACAGTGTTTGTAAAGCTTCACGTCGTCGCCTATTTTAAGATAAACTCCACTTCTTGCACCCCGCTAACTTTGGACAGCTGCTTTTCACATAATGGCCGAACAACCAGTACATGAGCAGACACGCTGGAGAGCTTGTTTAACAAAtcgaataaacaaacaaacaaacaatattaaGCCTGAAGTTAACAACAGCAGCACCCCGACTTTCTAATGGTTATTAGAAACAGCGTGTATTCCAACTTGTTGCAGTTTGGACAAGTCAGCTGAGTTTTCAGAAGTGTGAGCTAAAGCTGTTTTAACTCGCTGGAGTGATGGTTGCTTTGGAAGCAGCTCACCTCAGGTCTCCGGCCTTGAAGTTCACTCTCCTCACTGTCACTTACTAAATATGAGCGCGTGGCTGCTGCTCGGACTTCTGGCCGCTTTGTTCGGCAGTCTGAGCTGAGCTCGCGCCTTGCACAGAACAGATGAGTCGACGCCGTGACGTCAGTCAggagttcatttaaattggcGCTAAACCTCCACCCCAAGCCGCTCTTTACGTGACTATTTTCACTCTTCTCACCTCCGTGTGGTGCATTTGAAATGCCTGGCCTTTACATCATCCCGATGGTATTTTTAAACGTtgttaaaagaagcaaaaatgaaagCTTGCAGCGAAGTCAGTTAACAGAAGGCGTGACTGCTGCGGTGACAGCTGCAGGGGCGGTGTTTTCGCAGCAGGAAGTGTCCAGATACCGCGTGGCTTGCTTGTCAGATGTAAACAAACCCCCGGTCTTTTAGATTAACCCAATAAATGTGGACAAAATcgtaaaatatttgtaatactTAAGcgtattttctttctgtgaatGTCTTACATTGTTGTCACACACGGTCATGCAGATGGCAGCGCCAATTTAACCATAAACTGCCAGAAATACCGACCGAGAGATGTTCGCCGCTCTATTTGTTTTGTCATACGTCACTGACGGCGCCATATTAGAGAGGGTGAATTGTAATAAGCAGAACAGTTACTaggctcatttttatttgatttcatgACCCTTAGCAGTTGGACTTTGGCAATATATTTTATGCAGTCCTCACCAAGTCTCTTCCTAAATTTTACCTGAATATAAACTGCGACAGTTCTGGTTTCTGGAACAGATTGGGCTTTTGAGCATAGTCCACCCCATTTTAGAAGGTTTAAGGTTAAGGCCTTTACAAAAGCTTAgtgtttttgccagttttatATGTCCTTGGTATCAATGTCCTATTGGTGGATCACTTGTGTTCAAATTTCAATCATTTAGCTGTTGATCTGTGTTGCAGGTACCACTGGAAGTGAAGCAGTGCCACAGCTTATCGATGCCACCATTGAAGAATTTTGCAGCAGCAAAAccaattttattatattttactgataaagcaaacatttagatgttaatccaaacaataaaatctaGACTTACTTCATCATTTTGACTACATTGATAGTTACTAGTAGTACATTTAAGTCTTTTCAATTGGGCTACTGACATTTTATCAGTAGACAATATTGAAGACaatataattatttgtttaagcTTTTATCTCCCTTATGGCTTGGACTATCAAAATTGCATATAAACCGTTCAataattattcattaatttCATAATGAGAAATAAATTGGAAACAAATATGGAAtagatttattaattaattaattaataaatctaTTCCATAAAGTGTGtcaaaaatgtatgaaagataCATCTAACTACAGTATTACacacataaatgtaaaattcttTGATTACAACTTTaagtaaatatataattaaataataaagtacAGTATTCcggatttattttcttttttcatggtTTCCATTCTGCAGAGCTTGTGGAAGTGTTAATGCATTATATCACAACATCGGATAACCAGGTGTAGGCtctttgaacaaatttatttcataactttttttcagcctttcattgatttttgtctttgaacCTTGCTCAGTCACATGCGCCTCATTCCAGTGAAAGGGAAAACTAACTTTGTTTGTCTCTGCAGCCTTGTGGCTCCACACAAACTACAAAATGAAGTTTCAGAGCCTTTTTGGATCCTTAAAATCTGTTGTCATTGGTATGATTCATGTTAAAGCCTTGCCAGGTAgcttaacatttttgtaatctttgttctctaatgttttactgttcacttttttattgttcatgGAGCAGGAGCTCCTGCTGCTGAATGATTCTGGAaagattttacatatttactctTAAACTCCCAACAAATTGGCATTGCATATTATGAAGTGTTTTGCAATTATCACATTTTATATTGTGTTGAAGGGATTAGCaaacaataataattcattttaaactggTCCTTGTTCCTTATTCCAGGAACTCCTCTGGGTTGTTTAAATATGTTGCAGATTGTCAAAGAAGCATGCGGTGAGGCAGAGGTCTACCTTGAAGCAGGCATTGTAAGTTTCTACACATCACATTAGCATAGCTGAAATCTTCCCTTCTAAATGAGAGAGGAACTCATAAATATCTCATCCAGGACGGTTTGATCATTGAAAACATGCACGATGTCCCATACTCGTTCAACGTGGGCCCTGAAGTGTGCGCCTGTATGACTGCGGTCTGCTCTGCTGTCAGACATGTCTGCCCTACTCTGCCCCTTGGAGTCCAGATCCTATCTTCTGCCAACCAGCAAGCATTAGCTGTAGCTTTGGCTTCAGGTTCACCTTTTCATCAGCTAATCAGAAAATTTCCCAGTTCATGCTGGGTGTTTTTACTCTTGAGTTCAGGACggcatgattgtttttttttttgttcaaatcaactcttcaaccgctttgatgtgtgtttttcaggTCTGGATTTCATCAGAGCAGAGggttttgtcttttctcatgTGGCAGACGAGGGTCTTCTGAATGCCTGCGCCGGGGACCTTTTGAGATATCGCAAGCAGATTGGAGCTGATGGGGTTCAGATCTTCACTGACATCAAGAAGAAACACAGGTGAAGTGACCATCTGTTCAGTTAAATCCCTGAACTAACGCCCCCAAAACGCTCACATGTTAGTCAGCAGGCCCATGAGGACACCggtaaagctgcagtatgtcagttttataaacaatatgttttttatatatttgttgtaaTATCAGTACATCAtgacagtataacatgagacagataatctttgaaaaaatcAAGGTTCTCTGCTTTCTTCCTGTGCTCATATTGCTAGCTTTCTAAAATGCACCGCTCtgggtcagaaacaaccaatgagagccaggaggagggtcatAACAATGTTAATCACCTCCTGTATATGCTGCTCACACCCGTCCCCAATTTCTCTGCTATGCTACACCTGCTTCAGCACAGGTgttcaggctagttagcatggccaacGATGACAgtagataaacagttttcctggaatgaTAAGTCATTTCTCCATTATTTGTACATCGAGCAACACATACacgaggatgattgacagcacaaTGCCCTCCtactgtctctgattggttgtttttgacccaGAGCGGTGCATTTTTACAGATGACAGTAGGAGCATAGGGAACACATAAGATCAAAACATAGTGAccgttttaacaaatatgtaaaaaaaaaaatttgaaaaaagaacaaataaaacctcattacttataaaagttacaaatacaTAAGGAAACTGGTTAAATTGTAAGTAGGGTTATAAAAGACATACACTCCTTGCAAATGCTTCTAAATGTGAAACAATTGTAttcattccccccccccctcttaATTAGATACCCTCCAGTTAAATCCAATGCAATCTACTGCCTTAAGAAGTCACCCAATTAGTTAATAGTGTTgactttttgctttaaaataaatgtttgctttaataACACACAAGAGGCAGGTCAATGTAACATGCTTCCATCTCACTCTTTGtgaaagacaacaacaacatgcCACTAAGCATCCTGGGAAGTAGTtcccactcctacctttttcttctttcagtttttttaaagttttcactcAAAAACTCGCATTTACTCAACTCTTGGAGACatgacaaaatgaataaacactTCACACAACTGAAGTTAATCAGTTAGTCAGAAGTAAAAACTCACTCATTTaagttcaaaatgtaaaaattgtaaGATTTCTTTGACTTAGATAGTAGAAGCAGTGGGTATAAACAACTAAATGTATCTCAAATGTTTGAGACAGACTTACTTTAATTGAGTGTGTTAGAATAAGCATGACCAGTCAAGTTATACACTGATCATTTAATCAA of Xiphophorus couchianus chromosome 4, X_couchianus-1.0, whole genome shotgun sequence contains these proteins:
- the LOC114142530 gene encoding uncharacterized protein F13E9.13, mitochondrial isoform X1, producing MKFQSLFGSLKSVVIGMIHVKALPGTPLGCLNMLQIVKEACGEAEVYLEAGIDGLIIENMHDVPYSFNVGPEVCACMTAVCSAVRHVCPTLPLGVQILSSANQQALAVALASGLDFIRAEGFVFSHVADEGLLNACAGDLLRYRKQIGADGVQIFTDIKKKHSSHALTADVTIKETARAAEFFLSDGVIITGAATGDQADPCELTEVSQSVKIPVLIGSGVTYNNVENFLDARGMIIGSHFKLGGHWANAIDPDRVKRFMAKMHHLRKPQS
- the LOC114142530 gene encoding uncharacterized protein F13E9.13, mitochondrial isoform X3, which encodes MIVKEACGEAEVYLEAGIDGLIIENMHDVPYSFNVGPEVCACMTAVCSAVRHVCPTLPLGVQILSSANQQALAVALASGLDFIRAEGFVFSHVADEGLLNACAGDLLRYRKQIGADGVQIFTDIKKKHSSHALTADVTIKETARAAEFFLSDGVIITGAATGDQADPCELTEVSQSVKIPVLIGSGVTYNNVENFLDARGMIIGSHFKLGGHWANAIDPDRVKRFMAKMHHLRKPQS
- the LOC114142530 gene encoding uncharacterized protein F13E9.13, mitochondrial isoform X2, which produces MLKPCQIVKEACGEAEVYLEAGIDGLIIENMHDVPYSFNVGPEVCACMTAVCSAVRHVCPTLPLGVQILSSANQQALAVALASGLDFIRAEGFVFSHVADEGLLNACAGDLLRYRKQIGADGVQIFTDIKKKHSSHALTADVTIKETARAAEFFLSDGVIITGAATGDQADPCELTEVSQSVKIPVLIGSGVTYNNVENFLDARGMIIGSHFKLGGHWANAIDPDRVKRFMAKMHHLRKPQS